The genomic window taatttgaacgaaaaaatatcataaatttaaataataagtttactaAGCAAACATGTTTTTACAGAttctctcctaatactctagaaatataattactatttttaatacatgttctcctaatagtAATTTaggaatttttgattttttttaccatttttctatgaaatttgttattgttgttttCAGCCAagggttacggtaactacgggagtGGAATTccgcacgggtcgagctagttatttataataatatcgggttaataataatcataataataattataatacgtaagaggggtaccgcaaatgggtccctagcacctagaTCAAGAGGTCCTGCCATCTGAGGGTGAAATGTCTCCGGGtaagagatgctattttaagcagacCCAAACATTATAGACATGACGCCCTGCAGGTTCttgcaggtgcaaataacatgtatggaggtATCATCGTCCTCCATGCAGGCCTTGCAAATGGGATCATCAGAGATTCCAATGTTATGAAGGTGGTAGCTCAATTGACAGTGTCCTGTTAAGATTTCCACTGCCCTTCTCAACTGTGTTCTTGTGAGGCAAGCACAGTCGAATGGTCTAGCTGTGGTTATACAGTATTCAATAGGAACTTCTCGTAGTTATTCCTTGATCCTATAAATTACGGAGCATCTTGCTTTGAGAATGACAGGTTCAGATGAAAGAGGCGTTTGGGATTATCTCTATTGTGTCGACGAGTCTGCTGCTTCCCTGGTGGATAAAATATAAGTGTTAATAGGTCTTAGAACCTCTGAAAAATTCTTAggaattctgaaaaaaaaaatttggaactctgaataattctaaatttttcaacGTTTTTGGACTGTCTAATTCAGACTTAATAAGTCtggataactctgaattagacagtcCAAAAACGTTAAGAAaatcagagttattcagagttcctaagactttttcacagttcttaagacttttatagagtttcaaagttttataagacttattctttcttcaaatattttttccaccagggttcATTCTCTTTAATGCTAGAGTGACCCGGTATCCAGATCAGTCTGACTATGTTATTCAGTGCCAGGCGATTCAGTCTTCGAAGCAAACATAGACTATCCTCGATTGGAATCTTGACGCCTAAAGGGCCTGAAATGTGCCCTGGCATCACTGTAttcttttatattacaaatCTGAGCACCTCTCAGCATGGCGAAGATATTCCTTTATTCTAGGTCCATAAACTCAAGAGCCAGGTAGATCTCCGGCCCTTGACCGTAAGGtgattctaaaattaaaagaataatttttatttacagtttcAAGACGAAAATGTTATTACGTCAACATACATTTGTACATACAGGAATTAAACCATTCCAGTGTCACGTATGCGGAAAGAAATTTCGACGAAAACCAGCCTTACTTGAACATTCGATAACGCACACAAATTTGTATCcatttaaatgtgaaatttgtgaaaaaCGTTTTCGTTCAAAGAAAAATTGTGTtgtaagtatataaattttctcttaataacaatgagtttaatttttcaaagatcCTGTAAATCAAGGTTAAATTCAGGATAAGATATTCCATACTTCTACTCGAATCCTTGTTTTCATAATCGCTTTGTTAAAGAAATATTTCGCTGGAAagaataaaaagtgttttttttttcagtggcaTCAACGTTTACACACAGGAGAGAAACCGTACTCTTGTGAGATGTGCAATCGACATTTTACATGCTCATCGTACTACGATAAACATATGAAACGTAATCATGGCGttatcaaagtaaaaaaagaatttggtaattgttaaaatatcaaaaattcttttctaactttaaaatattttgtatcgaatatcaaaatgaataaaatagagAAGAATGAACTTAACCGGGTTCATTAATCTACATAGATGGCCAGGTGCTGGAGATCTGTCTGGAGGAAGACGTTAATGTTATTGGTTGTCAGCATAACCAAAGTAAAATATGTGAAATGGTAATcatggatctcattgatcttatataagatcaaaaagaaataaaaatcccCAGGTCGTTACACTATCATGTAGCTCGGTTGGAACTGCCAAGAAGGCAGTTGAAAAAAATAGTGAGTATTTTGATTGAACATTTTCGGTAAAATTTCCAGAGCTAATTCGATTCAGGACAATTTCCTCAATTTTTCACTGTAAGTGCTGCACCTCTATGAGGGtacatttcaatttaaaattttactagattttttttataagttgttaatttcaaaaaatgtgttttaatttccgttgtatttaatatagttccttaattttttaagaaactatACAAATGTACACGAGAGTTTCTATTTTATTCTCTTTGATTCTAAATGATCATGTTTTCAGAAAATAGaaggaaaatatataaaattccgAATCTGAATGCAAAACATTTGTATATGCCAAATTCTCTTAATACACTGTGTTTGTaatgtaatttgtaattttttttaaaataaattataaatgggCGTACTCAGAACATTAAAGTGTTGAGTAACTATTGAGTTACATACTTAGATGGCTCAATACTTTTGTTGCGCGATGTGATTCTAATTGTCTAATTTGTCTTACTTAATACTTTGTTGCTCTGAACActgaataaattatatagaatatttaaaactttcagAAAAATACTCAACTTTCGTTCATTCCTGAAtccttaccaaaaaaaaaaaaaaaaacaaaaattgaaaaaaaaaatacttttacgaGTTTTTAAAAGTCAACATTTTACATCCCAAATAGCCCTGGAGCCCATGACAGTAAAATGCACatacacggatttcgaaatttcgcatatgaatcaatactatttaacgataagTACAATATggattagaaatattttttgacaggtttttttatttttttctggtgTGACATATTATTTTGGTCAAATTTGATCTATCACACCGAGAAATTCCGAAAGTAGAACTCAAaacgaacaaataaaaaaaaattaattccgcGTTAAGGGTgaaattttattggctttatatattaacaagtgaaaagaaacaattgactgagttaattgttgaaataccatgcatagtcagtgttgatttctttatcacataacacatacaaaaatgtatagacagtgttgatgcgcaatcgtttgtttttttgacgtcacgtaaataacaaaagatattcacttttaaatagacacacacacaactgatattcctatattaatacatactataaaatttgcacctaattaacgccctcgtcggtaaatagtgatgtttacaaaaaaatgtttcaaacaaaagttttttatttttttataaggaacattttttacatttaaacttttgttctatctctaacggtttacaaatgggtcctacggacccaagaaccaattgacctctgatgcccatttacgaacttgacctcactttttacgtcctgagtacgctgtaaaaatttcagctcgatatcttttttcgtttttgagttatcgtgtccacagacggacggacggacaaccggaaatggactaattaggtgattttatgaacagctatgacaaaatttttttcctagcatcattatttttaagcgttacaaacttgggactaaacttaatatactatgtatatttcatatatgcatggtataaaaatcgggtgACCAGACCTTTCTGTTACAATAAGAGCTGCCAGAccaaattttccttaaaatagatACAATTTGcctcttacaaattaatttccatgaaagtgtaaaatacttgtaattattaaaaatataaaaatttataaaaaatatttctgctagGATAAACCCACCTAttacatattgtacctatcgttaaacagcattgattcatatgcgaaatttcgaaatccgtgtaagtgcagttttattGTCAAGGGTTCCCCGcttaaaatgtttcaatagccaaaaataattattttaaactgtaaCGGTCATTTATCTAAATGTTGTTGTTtctattatgtttaaatatGGTTACATGTTTCGTAATAAATTGGTTGGCAATTTGGTTGATAAATTTCAGCATTTCATATATAGGAAAAAGCTTTTACATATAATATCGGCCGTTATATTTGGTCCAGGATTCGAACCCCAGTGCGTTGCAGGGGAGCATGCTACCACAGAACCAATGATGGTGAACCTATTTTTTTATAccgtgtatatatgaaatatacatagtatattaagtttagtcccaagtttgtaacgcttaaaaataatgatgctaggaaaaaaattttgtcataggtgttcataaaatcacctaattagtccatttccggttgtccgtccgtccgtccgtctgtggacacgataactcaaaaacgaaaaaagatatcgagctgaaatttttacaacgtactcaggacgtcaaaagtgaggtcaagttcgtaaatgagcatcataggtcaattaagtcttgggtccgtaggatccatcttgcaaaccgttagagatagaaaaaaagtttaaatgtaaaaaatgttccttatcaaaaattaaacaatttttgtttgaaacattttttcgtaaacatcactgtttacccgtgagggcgccaattaggcggaaattttagaatatgtactatacttgattatcagttatgtatgtgtcacatgtttgtatgtgttatgtgataaagaaatcaacactgactatgcatggtatttcaacaattaactcagtcaattgtttgttttattactaaaatatcGACCCGGGCTCAATTTACGAACTAAATATAACAATTCTGATATTATATGTAggagcttaaaaataaaaataaaatttaaaaagtataaatttattaaacgaattgaaatttattacaaaacatgTAGCCAATAAGTAACATAATAGAAATAACAATATACCAAAACATTTGtagttattaataacaatttttgtatccGTTACAAAACCATGTTCGAAAGTTTCCCATTTCTTCGGATTAAATCGAAAGACTCTAAACATCGTGTAATTTTTCCCGGCTCccgatatcaacataaatttttcggaaagaataaataaataggtaagtaatcgagatttttttttttatttcatatttaggtAAATTAATAGTTCTAAGCCGCAGTATTATTTGAaggatatttatttaagtttctaattatggaaaaactggGTTTCTAATCATGGATTTCGGTCATATAATTAGATTTTCACTATTTTCCCGTCTCTGTAGTTTATCTTACAACTTTAAAGTGGCAACTCTAACTGAAAACTCTAAATCAgaggaacgttttttcgttttttgatcTGTCATgtagatcaatttttatattttgttatttaacaattctaataattattttttttaaatattataaaatcctACAAAAAAGCAGGTTctatgaaatcaattttaaacttttcccttgatttaaaattttttttatttcttaattaaaataataacatttagatGTTTATGATCATTCAAttcgtttttatttgtaaatattctgtCGCAATCTTCACACGCATATGGAGTTTGATCACTATGAATTCTTCTATGTTTtacaaagtttattttcatGCTAAATGTTCTATGACAAACATAACAACAATATGGCTTGTCTCCTAAATGTGTTCGTTTATGCTTAGTTAAAATATGCTTCAGACTGAATGCTTtgtcacaaacatcacatgtaTATGGTTTCTCTCCTGTATGAGTTCGTTTGTGTACATATAGGCTGCTGTgatgagtaaatgttttattacaaacattgcATGAGTGAGGTCTTTCTCCCGTATGAGTTATTTTATGAGTATCTAAAATATGTTTACGGTAGAATATTTTACCACAAACAtcacaatcaaaatatttttctgctgtatgaattcgtttgtgtctcaataaaagtaaattcgaagtaaatttttgatcacaaatttcacatttaaaaggtttttcttgagtatgtgttcgtttatgtttaactaaatcacCACTATATCTGtatgatttattacaaacatcacatgagtAAGGTGTTTCTCCGGTATGAGTTCGTTTGTGACTACTTAAATTGTACCtgacattgaattttttatcacaaacatcacatgcaTGCGGCTTTTTTCctgtatgaatttttttatgtttacttaGATCAGTAGCAGCAGCGAATGtcttatcacaaatttcacatgaatagGGTTTTTCGCCGGTATGTCTTCGTTCATGTACAGCAAGATTACATTTATCTctgaatgttttattacaaatattacaagaaaaacGTTTTTCTCCGGTATGTCGTAGCTTATGTCTAGCAACATAACATTTATCTctgaatgttttattacaaatattacaagaataacgTTTTTCTCCGGTATGTCCTAGCTTATGTCTAGCAACATAACATTTatctttaaatgttttattacaaatattacaagaataaggtttttctccagaatGAACAAGTTTATGTCTAACCATACTCTTAGAAtgagtgaattttttattacaaacattacaAGAATAAGGTCTTTCTCCTGTATGGATTCGTTTATGTCTAACTAAATTGCCGTTGGTGGTGAATGCGTTATCACATACATCACATACGTAAGGTTTTTCTcctgtatgagttcgtttatgataAGTTAATTTGGTACTAGTTCTGAACTTTTggtcacaaacatcacatgcaTGCGGCTTTTTtccattatgaatttttttatgattacttAGATTACTAGCAGCAGcgaatgttttatcacaaatttcacatgaatagGGTTTTTCGCCGGTATGTCTTCGTTCATGTACAGCAAGATTACCTTTTTCTctgaatgttttattacaaatattacaagaataaggTTTCTCTCCAGAATGAACTCGTCTATGTATTTTCAAGCtagtttttttgttgaatttttggtTACAAACATCACACGAAAAAAGCTCTTCTTGTGTATTTGTGTGAATTTCTTTTAACATTTCATCATTTTCTGATTCACATCTGTTAAACATTTCGTCGAAATCTTcatcttttataattaattccgAATGTAAAGcttgttcaattttaatttttgattttttcaacatCTCATCAATATCCTCATCCATTTCATcattatttgagtaaaattcttttgacatttcggtataattaattaacaaaacctatTTTCACCATGaacataaatattgtaaatataatatgataacattttaaatataatataaaaaataaaataataaaaatttcttaccattCATAAATCACCAAAAAggttatacatacatatacaggaAGCACGTGCAAACCATAGGTCGAGCTAAGTGAGCTCCTTATAGttagcagataaaattgttatttttcactcaaactatttccattcatttgggaggatttgggaatataattttagaatttgggaattattagttttcctgtaattaatcattcttttttcagcgtatagttagcaggtaggaaattaaatccacttaatttttatgttattcgaaaggaaatcatttgggaattacgataaacacggtttcagagtttgggaatgtataattaattaataacacctattttttagtagattgataggttatgttaattaaccgtacacctgaaccattaattgttatatagcagtatggcgccaatattcaaatattactgaataatttattttataatttatgttaatgttaagttttattttgctttaaaactgttcttattcaattggaaatcatttgggaagatttaggaatatcattttattatttaggactgattagttttcatttaattaattagttcttcaaagcgtatacttagaaggtaaaaaattaaattttcaccatttttacgttatttgataataatttacatggagactaatctaattcatttgggaatcacattaaacacggtttcatcatttgggacactaaaattatttaattaattacatttattttttagttgattttttgtggttatattaatggcggcaatattcaaatgttacttcatttacaataattttgtttttttaatttatgtaaatgttaagttttattttcccttaaaactgttcttattcaattggaaatcgtttgggaaaatttaggaatataatttttttatttaggactgattagttttcatgtaattaattattttttcaaagcgTATGCTTagaagataataaattaaattttcaccatttttacgttaattgataataaatatctggatgatcgagctttgctcggtattttttgagttaaaaagacacaaattttatcactaatataataaccgtttaaaatgtctcgacacaaataccaatttgaatgtgcCAGTAATGtcttttatttcgttaactacgatatacaccaatagatgccaggaagagtcatattttgctgTGTAtgtttcgttaactacgatatacaccaatagatgtcaggaagagtcatattttgctgtgtatgtttcagtttttcatgaaaagacgaataaaacgacgttttttgaaaatgaaaccttgctagatcgacttttcgccccaaaaaacccctgcatacccattttcatgaaaatcgttggagtcATTTCcgagatcgttgatatatatatacaagaattgctcgtttaaatatataagatttacaTAGAGACTaatctaatttatttgaaaagtacaTTAAACATGGTTTTATTATTTGggacactaaaattatttacagtacagtataattaattatatttatttttagatggtTTTTCAACACAGTATTCAATTTATCGTTAGTTATttaatttcgcatatgaatgaTCTCTTAATGGGGTATTGAAAAATACAGgatctctaaattttttatcattatattgGCATAGATAATAGATGGTGTTTAATGCATTCCcgtttttaattgatataatttcGCAAACTCAAGTACGCCTAATCCCTGCTTCATATAAAGAGTTTATAGcatatacttgaaactcgataaataacttttatcgataaaaaagcttcaaacaaaacattttggGTGAATatgcgcacatcttacgcagatatTTATAAACTTGACCTAAGATTTCAAGTTCAATGAAAAGCTCGATCTACTCCGTAATTGGTAACAGATAgagaaacactttaaattagaaagtttttatggttaaaaatgtaacatttttgttcgaaacatttgccGAAAACAGTATAGTTAACGAAAAAacagactgaaaagttttacccaaaataattataacttataATTGTTTCTACGGCATCaagacactcttcgaaaaatattttccaataaatccaatgaaagtggtttatttttccataaaaacaattttttgttcaaattggaATGAAGAAAcacgcaaaaaaattaaaactctgtCTTAACTATTcggttatttacaaaaaaaaaaaagtgttcgaCTAATGTTTGTAAGttatagtgtgatcaaattaactttttgaattttttaattctgagttcggagaaaaaaattgaatttagtagatcattatgatacaaattgaagaaactaaaatctaacattttatGATGGTCGGaaagggtccaaaaaaaatggtaaagtggcctaatccggtctttcgcgtcagacaccgtcggattgagttaaaaataaaaaagcgtttaataagcttaggcgccgtaaaaaggcggaaaaaatgagctgcgaatgaacccgattgatcattcgatgtccccacaaattgcaaaaaaccatcgattttgctcgaaatttcaaaacttcataactcttgttgttttaaagattcaaagctgagatttaaatggattgtagcttttgtgcccatgaagtatcacacacaatttcagcaagatcgaatgtatactttttgcaaaccgcagctgaatgcaaaaaacaggacttttgtaaaatggccctaaaaaagttgtggtgcggtaacgcgctattttttttacgcgatcatatgcttcaatagttaaagtaatacctactaaagtgccaaTCTCTTATCTTTAGTAacagttactaaaatattaattttaaattactattattttaaattataacattaaaaataggatgggagtaatgggagcaattattaagagacagaagttTTGTGACATTATAGTATGATGcatatgcatttaatattgtGATGCACTTACTATATTGAACTTTTGCTGCTATTTAGCTGCCTTGATGGATTATGTTTTGCTCTTTCGTAAGGCAAGAGTAAAAACTTTATCGTATAATACCTTATTGTAACTGTATTTAACACATATTCTTTGCatgtgaatttaatttttgcatttgcCGTTAACAGTTTGAATAATTCCTAGTACTTCCATAAGTGActgttaaatataattcaatttttttattaattaagttacCTATgtaacttaatatattattaattgagttgattattgtcaaataaattgcaagttacataattaattttcaaacattatattggaaaatatttcttcTATTATAATATTGTGTTTTTGTTTGGAGATTTATTTGTAAAGTATGGCTGATATTACTATCGATTGTGCAATCTGCGGCAAGGACGCTTCTATTGGTTCCGTTGCTATTAAGAAGCGCGGAATAAAATTAATGCTAGCCATCGTAGTAAAGATAAGATGTACTTGAAGTTTAAGAAGCAATGCCCTATTACCGTCGGGAAATTAAAGTTCATCacaatattaaatgcatatgCATCATACTATAATGTCACATAACTTCTGTCTCTTAGATGTGTACCTTTgaatatatcatttttcgtttgaagcattttcctcgattcaacttatttttcgagttttacgtatatatcaagttaaaaaCTCTGTAAAAGCTCAAACCAACTcaaccaaatttttgaaattaccaaattaaatacatttcaaatacCTCCTACGCTAGCTTGTACCTGTACCTACTATaagagaataaatattttatttacaattttatcaataaaaatgcagtttttatttcatgatcaatttatttatctttattagaataaacagttaaataattttccttccTATCCACATCCTCTTCACACTTCCTaattaacactttttttattgtacgaattattattctttaataaaaataagattcgCATAAAGCATTAATCTACACCtacataaaaaatgatacaaatcatcattaaatatatattttgacattAATCACTCCCAAAACACTTCAAACAAACCTTCACAAACGATTcgatctttgaaaatttcccgattaaataaatatagttttaatgtcaaataaacattcacataaattaaaaaaacaaaattattgtcaatgaagaacatttgaatattgccgccattCATATAACCATAAAGAATCTTCTAAAAATTGCGAGTAATACATTTCAAAACGTTAATACTGATTTATTTGTCAGTGAAGAAcaaataaatagaaacaaattaaaCGAATTAAATACAGAACTgattattaacaagtgaaaacaaacaattgactgagttaattgttgaaataccatgtacaggcAGTGTTGATatctctgtcacatttcacatacatacatatctgacatatttaactgatattctcatataatgcgcaagtgttgatgcgcaatcgtttgtttttttgacgtcacgtaaataacaaaagatattcactttgatattcctatattaatacatactataaaatttgcacctaattaacgccctcgtgggtaaccagtgatgtttacaaaaaaatgtttcaaacaaaagttttttatttttttataagcaacattttttacatttaaactttggttctatctctaacggtttacaagatgggtcctacggacccaagacccaattgacctatgatgctcatttacgaacttgacctgactttttacgtcctgagtacgctgtaaaaatttcagctcgatatcttttttcgtttttgagttatcgtgtccacagacggacggacggacggacggacggacaaccggaaatggattaattaggtgattctatgaacacctataccaaaattttgttggtagcatcaatatttttaagcgttacaaacttaggacgaaacttaatatactatgtatatttcatatatacatggtataaaaatgaaatatttgatgtgAGTGAAAGTGATTCAATAGATTATAAAGAACCATTCAAA from Chrysoperla carnea chromosome 2, inChrCarn1.1, whole genome shotgun sequence includes these protein-coding regions:
- the LOC123291757 gene encoding zinc finger protein 260-like, translating into MVLLINYTEMSKEFYSNNDEMDEDIDEMLKKSKIKIEQALHSELIIKDEDFDEMFNRCESENDEMLKEIHTNTQEELFSCDVCNQKFNKKTSLKIHRRVHSGEKPYSCNICNKTFREKGNLAVHERRHTGEKPYSCEICDKTFAAASNLSNHKKIHNGKKPHACDVCDQKFRTSTKLTYHKRTHTGEKPYVCDVCDNAFTTNGNLVRHKRIHTGERPYSCNVCNKKFTHSKSMVRHKLVHSGEKPYSCNICNKTFKDKCYVARHKLGHTGEKRYSCNICNKTFRDKCYVARHKLRHTGEKRFSCNICNKTFRDKCNLAVHERRHTGEKPYSCEICDKTFAAATDLSKHKKIHTGKKPHACDVCDKKFNVRYNLSSHKRTHTGETPYSCDVCNKSYRYSGDLVKHKRTHTQEKPFKCEICDQKFTSNLLLLRHKRIHTAEKYFDCDVCGKIFYRKHILDTHKITHTGERPHSCNVCNKTFTHHSSLYVHKRTHTGEKPYTCDVCDKAFSLKHILTKHKRTHLGDKPYCCYVCHRTFSMKINFVKHRRIHSDQTPYACEDCDRIFTNKNELNDHKHLNVIILIKK